In the Osmerus eperlanus chromosome 27, fOsmEpe2.1, whole genome shotgun sequence genome, one interval contains:
- the nrip1b gene encoding nuclear receptor-interacting protein 1, with translation MTHGEEPGPETHTDSAVLTYLEGLLMHPVAAGPGATATRRSEAANGNQEQVNKAARPFQLPHGPSAPKPGNGPSLGSSQNLKKARLLCSGAWNQPGTQRLSSPPVELNGQGGGLQNGTLEGSPHGGESTLLASLLQSFSSRLQSVAMSQQGNKPAASERSPPPPAPAQAPSPSADKEALPCYGTASSRLKGLMRKSKLQSHNATPYSRRGPAQERPSESPRSAHGATPPSGPAGGGSDAVSCAERLKAVANLVKIRSSPAPSPKPSVACSQLALLLSSEAHLQQYSREHALKAQISGRSASERLAAMATQQGQDKRPSSAGDAEPPGALNAPNGTAPAATALPPPAANSSQQSPSLLAPPGSPRPTPPPPPSHAHPPARSHGQPPREKRGLDSRPARPPQTCSSLLLLLLNNHNNQKHLTKNGHLEDDLGALPASRGSGCSSVTSDSECSTQERSLAKESSDAESSYSSCSPIDLSVRGRAGAAETGPKSFSFSSASSSAVFSSAPAFSPSPRGLSSTPAFSACSAALSSSTAFSSSSSSSSSLDKLTESLINKWKPDSSGPTRVHQARELEKSPDLKSHPKVTLMQLLLERRNNDKGNKTAANPDLQHDATPSLGMPRGPPRGPSPWDEGRTHSPLDRPGPLPPPLPLYTLSREPGSTPSPYSYPSPHVQSSPLDLCKSKPYPSEKAPEPAFSASKLLQNLAQCGTASPSPPTHPGKAPSQELDAGRPLALLERLNAPAPRNDATPLSDGPSGSGAPFRRREASSPPAASSQIENLLERRTVLQLLLGTGAPCAAAASGRRDRPSGGGGRWSAEGPCFDKPGSASVICDSSNGAAAVADVKVKAEPSEEVSVSSAPPNEAPGRKRRSAVERQRSPFSEAQPDLKIEPRPAEVIAKYGLLSQLLKQQTATYYTASAQTETRLAHVKEEQKEHLGSGPKKRRLCPELAESLSNGSPHRPADGLMSAVKEGPDLRGLRSPKEEERPARSPQGEALPRESRGFNVLKQLLLSDNCLKELSQHSRGAPSPSSLLQVNGKANGGVLNQPGGYNHQLLHLPWHQHAPPLSSGPPPLPSHLRPLLTPPTGDGSHRGLPWGHPAAPLQDSPKRDAPPPVKREAESPVRWGGREEGEGEEEEEETCDSSPDSPRLTRSNPILYYMLQKGSAQLRREMTRDQGEGPPGAGVRVKEEPVADMHAYDRRQNSSQHSPPHNDKHSHRSQGLSQSSDKW, from the coding sequence ATGACTCATGGGGAGGAACCtggcccagagacacacacggatTCAGCAGTTCTAACTTATCTGGAAGGTTTACTGATGCATCCTGTGGCAGCCGGGCCTGGCGCCACGGCAACCCGGAGATCTGAGGCTGCCAACGGCAACCAGGAGCAGGTAAACAAGGCGGCCCGGCCCTTCCAGCTGCCCCATGGCCCGAGCGCCCCCAAGCCCGGGAACGGGCCCTCGCTGGGCTCCTCGCAGAACCTCAAGAAGGCCCGTCTTCTCTGCTCCGGAGCGTGGAACCAGCCGGGCACCCAGCGCCTGAGCTCTCCCCCGGTGGAGCTCAACGGCCAGGGGGGAGGACTGCAGAACGGGACCCTGGAGGGCTCCCCGCACGGCGGGGAGAGTACCCTGCTGGCCTCCCTGCTCCAGTCCTTCAGCTCGCGGCTGCAGAGCGTGGCCATGTCCCAGCAGGGCAACAAGCCGGCTGCTAGCGAGCGCTCGCCGCCTCCGCCGGCCCCCGCGCAGGCCCCTTCCCCCTCGGCGGACAAGGAGGCCCTCCCTTGCTACGGTACAGCCTCCAGCCGGCTAAAGGGCCTGATGAGGAAGAGCAAGCTGCAGAGCCACAACGCCACGCCCTACAGCCGGCGGGGCCCCGCCCAGGAGCGGCCGTCCGAGTCGCCGCGCTCCGCCCACGGCGCAACGCCCCCCTCGGGCCCTGCCGGCGGCGGCAGCGACGCTGTGTCGTGCGCCGAGCGTCTGAAGGCCGTGGCCAACCTGGTGAAGATCCGCTCCAGCCCGGCGCCTTCGCCCAAGCCCAGCGTGGCGTGCAGTCAGCTGGCCCTGCTGCTGTCCAGCGAGGCCCACCTGCAGCAGTACTCGCGCGAGCATGCGCTCAAGGCCCAGATCTCGGGCCGATCCGCCAGCGAACGCCTGGCCGCCATGGCCACACAGCAGGGCCAGGACAAGCGGCCGTCGAGCGCGGGCGACGCCGAGCCCCCGGGCGCCCTGAACGCCCCGAACGGGACGGCACCCGCGGCCACAGCACTCCCCCCGCCGGCGGCCAACTCCAGCCAGCAGAGCCCCTCCCTGCTGGCTCCCCCCGGCTCCCCCCGgcccacccctcccccgccgCCTTCCCACGCCCACCCGCCGGCCCGCTCCCACGGCCAGCCcccgagggagaagaggggcttGGACTCGCGCCCGGCCCGGCCCCCGCAGACCTGCAGCAGcctgctcctgctgctcctcaacaaccacaacaaccaGAAGCATCTGACCAAGAACGGGCACCTGGAGGACGACCTTGGGGCGCTGCCGGCCAGCCGTGGCTCCGGCTGCTCCTCCGTCACCTCGGACAGCGAGTGCTCCACCCAGGAGCGGAGCCTCGCCAAGGAGAGCAGCGACGCCGAGAGCTCCTACTCCAGCTGCTCGCCCATCGACCTCTCCGTGAGGGGCCGGGCCGGCGCCGCCGAGACCGGGCCCaagtccttctccttctcctccgcctcctcctcggcCGTCTTCTCCTCCGCCCccgccttctccccctccccccgcggGCTCTCCTCCACCCCGGCGTTCTCCGCTTGCTCCGCGGCGCTCTCCTCCTCGacggccttctcctcctcctcctcctcctcctcctccctcgacaAGCTCACCGAGTCGCTCATCAACAAGTGGAAGCCGGACTCTTCCGGGCCCACCAGGGTCCATCAGGCCAGGGAGCTCGAAAAGAGCCCGGACCTTAAATCCCACCCCAAGGTCACTCTCATGCAGCTGCTGCTTGAGCGCAGGAATAACGACAAGGGCAACAAAACCGCCGCTAATCCCGATTTGCAACACGACGCGACCCCTTCGCTCGGCATGCCCCGGGGCCCGCCGAGGGGGCCGTCTCCCTGGGACGAGGGCAGGACACATAGCCCCCTGGACAGGCCGgggcccctgcctccccccttgcCCCTCTACACCCTCAGCAGGGAGCCGGGAAGCACCCCGTCCCCATAttcctacccctccccccatgtCCAGTCCAGCCCGCTGGACCTTTGCAAATCCAAACCCTACCCCAGCGAGAAAGCCCCCGAGCCCGCCTTCAGCGCCAGTAAACTCTTACAGAACCTCGCCCAGTGCGGGACGGCCTCGCCTTCCCCGCCGACGCATCCCGGGAAGGCCCCGAGCCAGGAGCTGGACGCGGGCCGGCCCCTGGCCCTCCTGGAGAGGCTCAACGCCCCCGCGCCGAGGAACGACGCCACGCCGCTCTCCGACGGGCCGTCGGGCAGCGGCGCGCCGTTcaggcgccgcgaggcgtcctccccccccgccgcctCCTCGCAGATCGAGAACCTTCTGGAGCGGCGCACcgtgctgcagctgctgctggggACGGGCGCGCCGTGCGCCGCCGCCGCGAGCGGACGCCGAGACAGGCCCTCCGGAGGGGGCGGGAGGTGGAGCGCGGAGGGGCCGTGCTTCGACAAGCCGGGCAGTGCCTCGGTCATCTGCGACAGCTCCAACGGCGCGGCGGCGGTGGCGGACGTCAAGGTCAAAGCCGAGCCCTCCGAGGAGGTGAGCGTGTCCTCGGCGCCGCCCAACGAGGCGCCGGGCCGGAAGAGGCGGAGCGCCGTCGAGAGGCAACGCAGCCCCTTCTCCGAAGCCCAACCGGACCTCAAGATCGAGCCGCGGCCGGCGGAGGTCATCGCGAAATACGGCCTCCTCAGCCAGCTCCTCAAACAGCAGACGGCGACGTACTACACGGCCAGCGCCCAGACGGAGACCAGGCTCGCCCACGTcaaggaggagcagaaggagcaCCTGGGGTCCGGCCCCAAGAAGAGGCGCCTGTGTCCGGAGCTGGCCGAGAGCCTCAGCAACGGCAGCCCTCACAGGCCGGCGGACGGCTTGATGTCCGCCGTCAAGGAGGGGCCTGACCTCCGGGGGCTTCGCAGCCCCAAGGAGGAGGAGCGCCCGGCCCGCAGCCCCCAGGGCGAGGCCCTCCCCAGGGAGAGCCGGGGTTTCAACGTGCTCAAGCAGCTGCTGCTCTCCGACAACTGTCTGAAGGAGCTGTCCCAGCATTCCCGGGGGGCTCCcagcccttcctccctcctgcaggTCAACGGCAAGGCCAACGGCGGCGTCCTCAATCAGCCCGGCGGCTACAatcaccagctcctccacctgccctggcACCAGCACGCCCCCCCTCTCAGCTCAgggcccccgcccctccccagcCACCTCAGGCCCCTGCTCACCCCTCCGACGGGCGACGGCTCCCACCGCGGCCTCCCCTGGGGGCATCCCGCCGCCCCGCTCCAGGACTCCCCCAAACGGGACGCCCCGCCCCCGGTGAAACGGGAGGCGGAGAGCCCGGTGCGGTGGGGAGGGcgcgaggagggggagggtgaggaggaggaggaagagacctGCGACTCCAGCCCCGACTCCCCCAGGCTGACGCGCTCCAACCCCATTCTGTACTACATGCTGCAGAAGGGCAGCGCCCAGCTGAGGCGGGAGATGACCAGGgaccagggggaggggccccCGGGGGCGGGGGTGCGGGTCAAGGAGGAGCCTGTGGCCGACATGCATGCGTACGACCGCAGACAGAACTCCAGCCAGCACTCGCCACCCCACAACGACAAGCACAGCCACAGGAGCCAGGGGCTGAGCCAATCATCTGACAAATGGTAG